One window of the Triticum dicoccoides isolate Atlit2015 ecotype Zavitan chromosome 3B, WEW_v2.0, whole genome shotgun sequence genome contains the following:
- the LOC119281702 gene encoding uncharacterized protein LOC119281702 isoform X1, with translation MAALATDGGTGSSRQVRCPNHVRQCVLSGKLATQPTLDLVEADGKCRVGGAVDVFAPLQLNLNTLCDTSSLSPPDSEQSTSKDDPQAPGWTRRVLVGQAPAPCSGRVCGLEKTIRGLAEKKTNTC, from the exons ATGGCGGCCTTGGCGACGGATGGcgggactggatccagtcgacag GTTCGCTGTCCCAACCATGTACGGCAGTGTGTTCTGAGTGGCAAGTTGGCAACCCAGCCGACACTAGATCTGGTTGAAGCGGACGGCAAGTGCAGAGTGGGAGGAGCCGTGGATGTGTTCGCGCCTCTCCAACTGAACCTGAACACGCTGTGCGATACGAGCAGCTTATCGCCCCCGGACTCTGAACAGTCCACGAGCAAGGACGACCCGCAAGCTCCTGGTTGGACACGGAG GGTGCTTGTTGGACAGGCTCCTGCGCCTTGTTCGGGTAGAGTTTGTGGCCTTGAGAAGACAATCAGGGGGTTAGCTGAGAAGAAGACtaacacttgttag
- the LOC119281701 gene encoding transcription factor bHLH128-like, with the protein MLTTYLDMPGMDDYLQLQQDFIACTVHTKHGCATHPRSIAERERRASNSKRLRRLQDFVPNMDKQTTMSDKDLEYLLISGERVASRPKRPSSWWYPTPLGFFFFHAYTALAFF; encoded by the exons ATGTTGACCACGTATTTGGACATGCCCGGCATGGACGACTATCTGCAGCTGCAGCAGGACTTCATCGCCTGCACAGTCCACACCAAGCATGGCTGCGCCACTCACCCACGAAGCATCGCTGAGAGg GAAAGAAGAGCAAGCAATAGCAAGAGGCTAAGGAGGCTGCAAGACTTTGTGCCCAATATGGACAAG CAAACAACTATGTCAGACAAAGATCTGGAGTACCTGCTCATATCTGGTGAGCGGGTAGCCTCTCGCCCCAAACGCCCAAGCTCCTGGTGGTATCCTACTCCACTcggtttcttcttcttccatgcCTACACAGCTCTAGCTTTTTTTTAG
- the LOC119281702 gene encoding uncharacterized protein LOC119281702 isoform X2 gives MAALATDGGTGSSRQVRCPNHVRQCVLSGKLATQPTLDLVEADGKCRVGGAVDVFAPLQLNLNTLCDTSSLSPPDSEQSTSKDDPQAPGWTRRQKLCDAGCLLDRLLRLVRVEFVALRRQSGG, from the exons ATGGCGGCCTTGGCGACGGATGGcgggactggatccagtcgacag GTTCGCTGTCCCAACCATGTACGGCAGTGTGTTCTGAGTGGCAAGTTGGCAACCCAGCCGACACTAGATCTGGTTGAAGCGGACGGCAAGTGCAGAGTGGGAGGAGCCGTGGATGTGTTCGCGCCTCTCCAACTGAACCTGAACACGCTGTGCGATACGAGCAGCTTATCGCCCCCGGACTCTGAACAGTCCACGAGCAAGGACGACCCGCAAGCTCCTGGTTGGACACGGAG ACAAAAGCTATGTGATGCAGGGTGCTTGTTGGACAGGCTCCTGCGCCTTGTTCGGGTAGAGTTTGTGGCCTTGAGAAGACAATCAGGGGGTTAG